From a region of the Janthinobacterium sp. 61 genome:
- a CDS encoding molecular chaperone HscC yields MIIGIDLGTTNSLVAIWRDGKASIIPNALGEHLTPSCVSIDDDGTVLVGRAARERLQTHPQLTAAVFKRYMGSEKKITLGTQQFRPEELSSMVLRALKEDAEAFLGHKVEEAIITVPAYFSDAQRKATRIAGQLAGLRVERLLNEPTAAALAYGIRDKEQESKFLVFDLGGGTFDVSILELFEGVMEVRASAGDNFLGGEDFVTVLVDAFLDGSGLRDAAGSRLFDPRQQQLLRDEAERVKRLLSEQPSVRMATRYEDKEYSWEISEDRLAQLCEPLLARLRLPVERALRDATIRAAELNEVVLAGGATRMPLVRKLVSRMFGRFPAIHLDPDEAVALGAAVQAGLKMRDAALDEVVMTDVAPYSLGISISRQVGANQYEGGHYLPIIERNSVVPVSRTENITTIYDNQKEINVAIFQGESRLVADNVFLGKISFPIPAKKAGEIGIDVRFTYDVSGVLEAEVTVLATQERHKMIISDNAGVMTPEQIEQRFLELADLKIHPREQMENRTLVTRADRLYEQSLGDVRQYLAAHTANFQAALETQDPNTIRKARQALDEVLRQVESESFL; encoded by the coding sequence ATGATCATCGGCATCGACCTGGGCACCACCAACAGCCTGGTCGCCATCTGGCGCGACGGCAAGGCTTCCATCATCCCGAATGCGCTGGGTGAACACCTGACGCCGTCGTGCGTGAGCATCGATGACGACGGCACCGTGCTGGTTGGCCGCGCCGCGCGCGAGCGCCTGCAGACGCACCCGCAGCTGACGGCCGCCGTCTTCAAGCGCTACATGGGCAGTGAAAAGAAGATCACCCTCGGCACGCAGCAATTCCGTCCGGAAGAGCTGTCGTCGATGGTGCTGCGCGCGCTGAAGGAAGATGCCGAAGCCTTCCTGGGCCACAAGGTCGAGGAAGCCATCATCACCGTGCCCGCGTACTTCAGCGATGCGCAGCGCAAGGCCACGCGCATCGCCGGCCAGCTGGCGGGCTTGCGCGTGGAGCGTCTGCTGAACGAGCCGACAGCCGCCGCGCTGGCCTACGGCATCCGCGACAAGGAACAGGAAAGCAAATTCCTCGTCTTCGACCTGGGCGGCGGCACGTTTGACGTGTCGATCCTGGAGCTGTTCGAAGGCGTGATGGAAGTGCGCGCCTCTGCCGGCGACAATTTTCTGGGCGGCGAAGACTTCGTCACGGTGCTGGTCGACGCCTTTTTGGACGGCAGCGGCTTGCGCGACGCGGCCGGCAGCCGCCTGTTCGACCCGCGCCAGCAGCAGTTGCTGCGCGATGAAGCCGAGCGCGTCAAGCGCCTGCTGTCAGAGCAGCCATCCGTGCGCATGGCCACGCGCTACGAGGACAAGGAATACAGCTGGGAAATCAGCGAAGACAGGCTGGCGCAGTTGTGCGAACCGCTGCTGGCGCGTTTGCGCCTTCCCGTGGAACGGGCGCTGCGCGACGCCACCATCCGCGCGGCGGAATTGAATGAAGTGGTGCTGGCCGGCGGCGCCACGCGCATGCCGCTGGTGCGCAAGCTCGTATCACGCATGTTCGGGCGCTTTCCCGCCATCCACCTGGACCCGGACGAAGCCGTGGCACTCGGTGCCGCCGTGCAGGCTGGCCTCAAGATGCGCGATGCGGCCCTGGACGAAGTGGTCATGACGGATGTGGCACCGTATTCGCTGGGCATTTCGATTTCGCGCCAGGTCGGCGCAAACCAGTATGAAGGCGGGCATTACCTGCCCATCATCGAGCGCAACTCCGTGGTGCCCGTCTCGCGCACGGAAAACATCACCACCATCTACGACAATCAGAAGGAAATCAACGTGGCGATCTTCCAGGGCGAGTCGCGCCTGGTGGCTGACAACGTCTTTCTCGGCAAGATCAGCTTCCCGATACCCGCAAAAAAGGCGGGCGAGATCGGCATCGACGTGCGCTTCACCTACGACGTCAGCGGCGTGCTGGAAGCGGAAGTAACGGTACTGGCCACGCAGGAACGCCACAAGATGATCATCAGCGACAACGCGGGCGTGATGACGCCGGAACAGATCGAGCAGCGCTTTCTTGAACTGGCCGACCTGAAGATCCACCCACGCGAACAGATGGAAAACCGCACCCTAGTCACGCGCGCCGACCGCCTGTACGAACAGTCACTGGGCGACGTGCGCCAGTATCTGGCGGCGCACACGGCCAATTTCCAGGCCGCGCTGGAAACGCAGGACCCGAACACCATCCGCAAGGCCCGCCAGGCGCTCGACGAGGTGTTGCGCCAGGTCGAGAGCGAAAGCTTCCTGTAA
- a CDS encoding J domain-containing protein, protein MHNGQRSLWDILGTEPTGDERALKRAYAKRLKVTRPEDDPAAFQELREAYEYALRHAHLFAAELPEPQSAGAEAEAAEVPEATPMEPADLWGVIDDAAQEPPAELWGIIAREPAPPQEQWGVVAIDPTQEAANLWQGCLAQTRHADASDVLARMLQDDAMLNLDVREEFDLCALRYCAGAGYDLALRQALFEQLGWDRDFSYLARSHADLVRSAVQRYRADRSFAHFSDNRDSYPGLDCLMSQQPPSAYARQLFDRKFTLQLRELLHAIRWQHAEMLACKLDTDLFEQWEHAVHAKRYFKQTALASSGLGFVLHFMLAGVLDAAGFKLGDTAAYASLLGFQALAFALLAMHALRWPAPLFARLDTLQEALQERLPVLWARPGLRQLGWIVPYLVLALLLFLPERSETMHLVTAAGLCASALLAYALNRQLLHGMLLLLCLGLSLFVAMFMSGKGSTALAIGDAMPLMFCLAALALRSATGLYGDCGWPEALLPRLRAAWLVGCAGLLSLLYAQQLPAPLVGATLYAWSCAGLLFSPSDFKWKTMWPLVLVPSIASFVLAGQALSIRAMPMMHNSVELAVAVLYLTLRYMYLTYGKSFSKSRLS, encoded by the coding sequence ATGCACAACGGACAGCGCAGCCTGTGGGATATCCTGGGTACGGAGCCGACCGGCGACGAACGCGCCCTCAAGCGTGCGTATGCGAAGCGCTTGAAAGTGACGCGTCCCGAAGACGATCCGGCCGCCTTCCAGGAACTGCGCGAAGCGTATGAATACGCGCTGCGCCATGCGCACCTGTTTGCTGCGGAGTTGCCGGAACCGCAATCGGCTGGGGCCGAAGCGGAAGCGGCGGAAGTGCCAGAAGCGACGCCCATGGAACCGGCCGACCTGTGGGGCGTGATCGACGATGCGGCGCAGGAGCCGCCCGCAGAACTGTGGGGCATCATTGCCCGGGAGCCCGCACCGCCGCAAGAACAATGGGGTGTGGTCGCCATCGATCCGACGCAGGAAGCCGCCAATCTGTGGCAAGGCTGCCTGGCGCAGACGCGCCACGCCGATGCCAGCGACGTGCTGGCCCGCATGCTGCAGGACGACGCCATGCTGAACCTCGACGTGCGCGAGGAGTTCGACCTGTGCGCGCTGCGCTATTGCGCCGGCGCCGGCTATGACCTGGCGCTGCGCCAGGCCCTGTTCGAGCAGCTGGGCTGGGACCGCGATTTTTCCTACCTGGCGCGCAGCCATGCGGACCTGGTGCGCAGCGCCGTGCAGCGCTACCGGGCGGACCGTTCGTTCGCCCATTTCAGCGACAACCGCGACAGCTACCCCGGCCTGGACTGCCTCATGTCGCAGCAGCCGCCATCGGCCTACGCGCGCCAATTGTTCGACCGAAAATTCACGCTGCAGCTGCGCGAACTGCTGCACGCGATACGCTGGCAGCACGCCGAGATGCTGGCCTGCAAGCTCGATACGGACCTGTTCGAGCAGTGGGAACACGCCGTCCATGCCAAGCGCTACTTCAAGCAGACGGCGCTGGCCTCGAGCGGCCTGGGTTTCGTGCTGCACTTCATGCTCGCCGGTGTGCTCGATGCAGCCGGCTTCAAGCTCGGCGACACGGCCGCCTATGCCAGCCTGCTGGGCTTCCAGGCGCTGGCCTTTGCCCTGCTGGCCATGCATGCCTTGCGCTGGCCCGCGCCGCTGTTCGCGCGGCTCGACACGCTGCAGGAAGCGCTGCAGGAACGCCTGCCCGTGCTGTGGGCGCGGCCCGGCTTGCGGCAACTGGGCTGGATCGTGCCCTATCTCGTGCTGGCGCTGCTGCTGTTCCTGCCCGAGCGCAGCGAGACCATGCACCTGGTGACTGCGGCCGGTTTGTGCGCGTCGGCACTGCTCGCGTATGCGCTCAATCGCCAGCTGCTGCATGGCATGCTGCTGCTCCTGTGCCTGGGCCTGTCGCTGTTCGTCGCCATGTTCATGAGCGGCAAAGGTTCCACCGCGCTGGCCATCGGCGATGCCATGCCATTGATGTTTTGCCTGGCGGCGCTGGCCCTGCGCAGCGCTACCGGCCTGTATGGCGATTGCGGCTGGCCCGAGGCGCTCTTGCCCCGCCTGCGCGCGGCATGGCTGGTCGGCTGTGCGGGCTTGCTGTCGCTACTGTATGCGCAGCAGTTGCCAGCCCCCCTCGTCGGCGCCACGCTGTATGCCTGGTCGTGCGCCGGCTTGCTGTTTTCCCCCAGCGATTTCAAATGGAAGACGATGTGGCCGCTGGTGCTGGTGCCCTCCATTGCCAGCTTCGTGCTGGCCGGTCAGGCTCTTTCCATCCGCGCCATGCCAATGATGCATAACAGCGTCGAACTGGCCGTGGCCGTGCTGTATCTGACCTTGCGCTACATGTATCTGACGTACGGCAAGTCCTTTTCCAAATCCAGGCTGTCATAA
- the parC gene encoding DNA topoisomerase IV subunit A codes for MSTQTNLFDDAQPEPIEPDEPVFDGEALTLSTFAERAYLDYAISVVKGRALPDVCDGQKPVQRRILYAMNELGLNSTAKPRKSAAVVGDVLGKLHPHGDQSVYDALVRMAQDFSLRYPLIDGQGNFGSRDGDGAAAMRYTEARLTPIAKLLMDEIGMGTVDFQPNYDGSTEEPKLLPARLPMVLLNGASGIAVGLATEIPSHNLAEVAKAAVAMIRDPKMTHAELMAIIPGPDFPGGGQIITPSSQIQDMYASGRGSMKVRARWKIEELARGQWQAVVTELPPGTSSQKVLEEIEELTNPKIKLGKKALSPDQVALKALILNSLDTIRDESGRAAPVRLVFEPKSKNQDQTEFMLMLLAHTSLESSTSINLVMIGGDGRPRQKGLGDILREWIDFRFETVTRRTGYKLGKVKDRIHILEGREAILLNIDKVIQIIRNSDEPKAALIEAFNLSERQADDILEIRLRQLARLETIKIQQELAELRKEEKSLQDLLDNPGSMKRAIIREIEADAKQFGDARRTVIEEAQKAVAEQKVVDEAVTVIISEKGWVRARTGIGHDAAQFTFKAGDTLHGAFECRTVDTLLGFGNNGRIYSVPVSALPNARGDGVPITTLCDLSGGTPGNAVRILHYFAGNGATNLLLASSAGYGFIAKAGDMSSRLKGGKAFITLDDGDVPLAPKVIHEAASALACLTEGARLLVFGLDEMKTLSKGGTGVKLIDLDAKDKLLAVQPITQRGVVVSGIGRGSKPQDASLGATALAEHFGKRAKKGKALAAKLKPVSMAAIG; via the coding sequence ATGTCCACACAAACCAATTTATTTGACGATGCCCAGCCTGAGCCGATCGAGCCGGATGAACCGGTATTCGACGGCGAAGCGCTGACCCTATCCACCTTTGCCGAGCGCGCCTATCTCGATTACGCCATCTCCGTCGTCAAGGGTCGCGCCCTGCCCGACGTGTGCGACGGCCAGAAACCCGTGCAGCGCCGCATTCTGTATGCGATGAATGAACTGGGGCTCAATTCCACGGCCAAGCCGCGCAAATCGGCGGCAGTGGTCGGCGACGTGCTCGGTAAATTGCATCCGCACGGCGACCAGTCCGTGTATGACGCGCTGGTGCGCATGGCGCAGGATTTCTCGCTGCGCTACCCCTTGATCGATGGCCAGGGCAACTTCGGCTCGCGCGATGGCGATGGCGCCGCGGCGATGCGCTACACGGAAGCGCGTTTGACGCCCATCGCCAAGCTGCTGATGGATGAAATCGGCATGGGCACGGTGGACTTCCAGCCCAACTACGACGGTTCGACGGAAGAACCGAAGCTGCTGCCGGCGCGCCTGCCGATGGTGCTGCTGAACGGCGCCTCCGGCATCGCCGTGGGCCTGGCGACAGAAATCCCGTCGCACAACCTGGCGGAAGTGGCGAAAGCGGCCGTGGCCATGATCCGCGATCCGAAGATGACGCACGCCGAACTGATGGCCATCATTCCCGGCCCGGACTTCCCCGGCGGCGGCCAGATCATCACACCGTCCTCGCAAATCCAGGACATGTATGCGAGCGGCCGTGGCAGCATGAAAGTGCGCGCGCGCTGGAAGATCGAAGAGCTGGCGCGCGGCCAGTGGCAAGCCGTGGTAACGGAACTGCCGCCCGGTACCTCGTCGCAAAAGGTGCTGGAAGAAATCGAGGAACTGACGAATCCGAAGATCAAGCTGGGCAAGAAGGCGCTGTCGCCGGACCAGGTGGCCCTGAAGGCGCTGATCCTCAATTCGCTCGACACCATCCGCGACGAATCGGGCCGCGCCGCGCCCGTGCGCCTGGTGTTCGAGCCGAAGTCGAAGAACCAGGACCAGACGGAATTCATGCTGATGCTGCTGGCGCACACCTCGCTGGAATCGTCGACCTCGATCAACCTGGTGATGATAGGCGGCGATGGCCGCCCACGCCAAAAAGGACTGGGCGACATCCTGCGCGAGTGGATCGACTTCCGCTTCGAGACCGTCACGCGCCGCACCGGCTACAAACTGGGCAAGGTCAAGGACCGCATCCATATCCTGGAAGGCCGCGAAGCGATCCTGCTCAATATCGACAAGGTGATCCAGATCATCCGCAATTCGGACGAACCGAAAGCGGCCCTGATCGAAGCGTTCAATCTGTCCGAACGCCAGGCCGACGACATCCTGGAAATCCGCTTGCGCCAGCTGGCGCGCCTGGAAACGATCAAGATCCAGCAAGAGCTGGCCGAGCTGCGCAAGGAAGAAAAGTCGCTGCAAGACCTGCTCGACAACCCGGGCTCGATGAAGCGCGCCATCATCCGCGAAATCGAGGCGGACGCCAAGCAGTTCGGCGACGCGCGCCGCACCGTGATCGAGGAAGCGCAAAAAGCCGTAGCGGAACAGAAGGTCGTCGACGAGGCGGTCACCGTCATCATTTCGGAAAAAGGCTGGGTGCGTGCGCGCACCGGCATCGGCCACGATGCGGCGCAGTTCACCTTCAAGGCGGGCGACACGCTGCATGGCGCATTCGAATGCCGCACGGTCGACACCCTGCTGGGCTTTGGCAACAACGGCAGGATTTACTCGGTTCCCGTCTCGGCGCTACCCAACGCGCGCGGAGATGGAGTGCCGATCACGACCTTGTGCGACCTGAGCGGGGGCACGCCGGGCAACGCCGTGCGCATCCTGCATTACTTTGCGGGCAATGGCGCCACCAACTTGCTGCTGGCATCGAGCGCCGGCTACGGCTTTATCGCCAAGGCGGGCGACATGAGCAGCCGCCTGAAAGGCGGCAAGGCCTTCATCACCCTGGACGACGGCGACGTGCCCCTGGCGCCGAAGGTCATCCACGAAGCAGCCAGCGCCCTGGCCTGCCTGACGGAAGGCGCACGCCTGCTGGTGTTTGGCCTGGATGAAATGAAAACCCTGTCCAAGGGCGGCACCGGCGTCAAGCTGATCGACCTCGATGCCAAGGACAAGCTGCTGGCCGTGCAGCCGATCACCCAGCGCGGCGTGGTGGTCTCGGGCATCGGCAGGGGATCGAAACCGCAGGATGCGTCGCTCGGTGCCACGGCCCTGGCCGAGCACTTCGGCAAGCGCGCCAAGAAAGGCAAGGCGCTGGCGGCCAAGCTGAAACCGGTGTCCATGGCGGCCATCGGCTGA
- a CDS encoding helix-turn-helix transcriptional regulator: protein MQRLTPAERLVAAMAAEGLPYKSIARELGKSPATVRNQLHAIYQKLGVGNRTALAYKLRGAL, encoded by the coding sequence ATGCAGCGCCTGACCCCGGCCGAGCGGCTGGTCGCGGCCATGGCGGCCGAAGGCTTGCCGTATAAAAGCATCGCCAGGGAGCTGGGCAAGTCGCCGGCTACCGTACGCAACCAGCTACATGCGATTTATCAGAAACTCGGCGTGGGCAACCGCACGGCGCTCGCCTACAAGCTGCGAGGCGCGCTTTAA
- a CDS encoding M43 family zinc metalloprotease, with protein sequence MSIAKTKKSPATSTAEGTLAMSAMQSMPVEGDMQADADAAGGDAMPGGGMLQASQGMAGTSCMHVGGGGGMGDDRDSGGGGGGMGGDGGGQGGGTPQTRTCATMDVHRRLLSEDPSYASVRADIENQAGLYEGDSGIAGRSGVTQIPVVVHVVWNTAAQNISVAQIASQIDVLNRDFRRVNPDVNGTPAPFLPLTADPRVEFVLATIDPHGAATSGIERRQTTVTSFGADDAVKSQATGGMDAWPADSYLNIWVCQLGGGLLGYAQFPGGPAATDGVVILQSAFGTSGTAAPPFHLGRTATHEIGHWLNLNHIWGDDGTGCSGTDNVADTPNQGGPNTGQPSFPQVSCSNGPNGDMFMNYMDYVDDPAMFMFTAGQVARMQACLDGPRASIGTGSGGTGATPRQSSSPVVAWGANRLDVFVPGTDRALNHKAWNGTAWAPSVTGYEGQGGICTSAPQVVSWAPNRLDVFVTGIDSGLFHKWWNGTAWGPSLTAYESLGGLCVGDPSAVAWGPNRLDVFVVGTDRGLYHKWWNGAAWGPSLTGYEAMGGICLGRPEAVAWGPNRLDVFVIGSDHALYHKWWNGTAWEPSLTGYERLGGICTSLPKAVAWGPNRLDVFVTGTDGALYHKWWDGAQWWPSNDGFERLGGICVGEVEAVSWAAKRLDLFVIGTDSALYHKAWNGSAWSPSLTGFDNLGGVCTSRPRATAWAPNRLDVFVTGTNGALFHKAWNGMAWSPSVSGYESLGGVVSCF encoded by the coding sequence ATGAGCATCGCTAAAACGAAAAAATCACCGGCTACCAGTACGGCTGAAGGCACGCTAGCCATGTCCGCCATGCAATCCATGCCGGTCGAAGGTGATATGCAGGCCGACGCTGATGCGGCCGGCGGCGATGCCATGCCAGGCGGCGGCATGCTGCAGGCATCGCAGGGCATGGCTGGCACCAGTTGCATGCACGTGGGCGGTGGCGGCGGCATGGGGGACGACCGCGATAGTGGGGGCGGCGGAGGTGGCATGGGCGGCGACGGCGGCGGCCAGGGAGGGGGCACGCCACAGACGCGTACCTGCGCCACGATGGATGTGCATCGCCGCCTGCTGAGCGAAGATCCTTCCTATGCCAGTGTGCGCGCCGATATCGAAAATCAGGCCGGATTGTACGAGGGCGACAGCGGCATTGCCGGACGTTCCGGCGTGACGCAGATACCGGTGGTCGTGCACGTGGTGTGGAATACGGCCGCGCAGAATATTTCGGTTGCGCAGATTGCCAGCCAGATCGACGTGCTGAACCGCGATTTCCGCCGCGTCAATCCGGATGTGAACGGCACGCCGGCGCCCTTCCTGCCGCTGACGGCCGATCCGCGCGTGGAGTTTGTGCTGGCCACGATCGATCCGCATGGCGCGGCCACCAGCGGCATCGAGCGGCGCCAGACGACGGTGACGTCCTTTGGTGCGGACGATGCCGTCAAGTCGCAGGCGACGGGTGGCATGGATGCCTGGCCGGCCGACAGTTACCTGAATATCTGGGTGTGCCAGCTGGGCGGCGGCTTGCTGGGCTACGCGCAGTTCCCCGGCGGCCCGGCCGCCACCGATGGCGTGGTGATCCTGCAATCGGCCTTTGGCACGAGCGGCACGGCGGCGCCACCGTTCCACCTGGGGCGTACGGCCACGCATGAAATCGGTCACTGGCTGAACCTGAATCATATCTGGGGCGACGACGGCACCGGATGCTCGGGCACGGACAACGTGGCCGACACGCCGAACCAGGGCGGGCCGAACACGGGCCAGCCCTCGTTTCCCCAGGTGTCCTGCAGCAACGGGCCGAATGGCGACATGTTCATGAACTATATGGATTATGTCGATGATCCGGCCATGTTCATGTTCACGGCAGGCCAGGTGGCGCGCATGCAGGCTTGTCTCGATGGCCCGCGCGCCAGCATCGGCACGGGGTCGGGCGGCACGGGCGCCACGCCGCGCCAGAGCTCATCTCCCGTCGTGGCCTGGGGCGCGAACCGCCTCGACGTCTTTGTGCCGGGCACGGACCGCGCGCTCAACCACAAGGCCTGGAATGGCACGGCCTGGGCGCCGTCCGTCACCGGATATGAAGGGCAGGGCGGCATCTGTACCAGTGCGCCGCAGGTGGTCTCGTGGGCGCCGAACCGGCTTGACGTATTTGTGACGGGCATCGACAGCGGCTTGTTCCACAAATGGTGGAATGGCACGGCCTGGGGACCGTCGCTGACAGCTTATGAATCCTTGGGCGGGCTGTGCGTGGGCGATCCCAGCGCCGTGGCCTGGGGGCCAAACCGCCTTGACGTGTTTGTCGTCGGTACGGACCGCGGCCTGTATCACAAGTGGTGGAATGGCGCCGCCTGGGGGCCATCCTTGACGGGCTACGAAGCCATGGGCGGCATCTGCCTGGGGCGGCCGGAAGCGGTAGCCTGGGGACCGAACCGCCTCGACGTCTTCGTGATCGGTTCCGACCATGCGCTGTACCACAAGTGGTGGAATGGCACGGCCTGGGAGCCGTCGCTGACGGGTTATGAGCGCCTGGGCGGCATCTGCACCTCGTTGCCGAAGGCGGTGGCGTGGGGGCCGAACCGCCTCGATGTGTTTGTCACGGGCACCGATGGCGCCCTGTACCACAAGTGGTGGGATGGCGCGCAATGGTGGCCGTCCAACGATGGCTTCGAGCGCCTCGGTGGCATCTGCGTGGGCGAAGTGGAAGCCGTGTCGTGGGCGGCCAAGCGACTCGACCTGTTCGTCATCGGCACGGACAGCGCCCTGTACCACAAGGCATGGAATGGATCTGCCTGGTCGCCTTCCTTGACGGGCTTTGACAACCTGGGCGGCGTGTGCACCTCGCGGCCACGCGCCACGGCCTGGGCGCCGAATCGCCTCGATGTGTTTGTCACGGGCACGAATGGCGCCCTGTTCCACAAGGCGTGGAACGGGATGGCCTGGTCGCCCTCCGTGAGCGGCTATGAAAGCCTGGGCGGCGTGGTATCGTGTTTCTGA
- a CDS encoding acetate/propionate family kinase, with translation MSAAVQHAADGALILVLNCGSSSIKFALFEQAGGVLPQQAQWSGKVEGIGRENATYRAGGLPAVSLQLDPEQPHHAALETIRAQVVAQLAGRPLRAVAHRVVHGGSKYFSPVRIDFAVLSDLKSFVPLAPLHQPFALEAIEVLLESRPDIAQVACFDTAFHHTVPQVEQMLALPYDAWERGLRRYGFHGLSYEYQSLVLEQRFGAVARGKVIVAHLGSGASLCAMDNLHSVATTMGFSALDGLMMGTRCGSLDPGAVIYLMEIEKLSLEKVAHVLYHESGLLGVSGVSADPPVLLAQQDRQDATGERIRAALALYIRRIVREIGALTAVLGGLDMLVFTAGIGEHSAELRQRICAELGFIGPVLDAEANARNASRISSDASRIVVGVEPANEEWVAARHAALAVSA, from the coding sequence ATGAGCGCAGCAGTCCAACATGCCGCCGATGGCGCCCTGATCCTGGTGCTCAATTGCGGCTCGTCGAGCATCAAGTTCGCCCTGTTCGAGCAAGCGGGTGGCGTGCTGCCGCAGCAGGCGCAATGGAGCGGCAAGGTCGAAGGCATCGGCCGCGAGAACGCCACTTACCGCGCCGGCGGCCTGCCGGCCGTATCCCTGCAGCTCGATCCGGAGCAGCCCCATCACGCAGCCCTCGAAACCATCCGTGCGCAGGTCGTGGCGCAGCTGGCCGGGCGCCCGCTGCGCGCCGTGGCGCACCGCGTGGTGCATGGCGGCAGCAAGTATTTCTCCCCCGTGCGCATCGATTTTGCCGTGTTGTCGGACCTGAAAAGTTTCGTTCCATTGGCGCCGCTGCACCAGCCTTTCGCACTGGAGGCGATCGAGGTGCTGCTGGAATCGCGTCCCGATATCGCCCAGGTGGCGTGCTTCGACACGGCCTTTCACCACACGGTGCCGCAGGTCGAACAGATGCTGGCCCTGCCTTACGATGCATGGGAGCGGGGCTTGCGCCGCTATGGCTTCCACGGCCTGTCGTATGAATACCAGTCGCTGGTGCTGGAGCAGCGTTTTGGTGCTGTCGCGCGCGGCAAGGTCATCGTGGCCCACCTGGGCAGCGGCGCCAGCCTGTGCGCCATGGACAATTTGCACAGCGTTGCCACCACCATGGGTTTTTCCGCGCTCGATGGCCTGATGATGGGCACGCGCTGCGGTTCGCTCGATCCGGGTGCCGTCATCTACCTGATGGAAATCGAAAAACTGTCTCTGGAAAAGGTGGCGCATGTGCTGTACCACGAATCGGGCTTGCTGGGCGTGTCGGGCGTGTCGGCCGACCCACCAGTCTTGCTGGCGCAGCAGGACCGGCAGGATGCCACGGGCGAACGGATCCGCGCTGCGCTGGCCCTGTATATCCGCCGCATCGTGCGCGAGATCGGCGCCCTGACGGCCGTGCTGGGTGGGCTGGACATGCTGGTATTTACGGCCGGTATCGGCGAGCATAGCGCTGAACTGCGCCAGCGTATCTGCGCCGAACTGGGTTTCATCGGCCCGGTGCTTGACGCGGAGGCCAATGCGCGCAACGCCAGCCGCATTTCCAGCGATGCCAGCCGCATCGTGGTGGGCGTGGAGCCGGCCAATGAAGAGTGGGTGGCGGCACGCCACGCGGCGCTGGCAGTGAGCGCTTGA
- a CDS encoding bifunctional enoyl-CoA hydratase/phosphate acetyltransferase, whose product MTTTQDDDLHIVRNRTFDQIAIGDSASITRTLSMDDIALFAVMSGDDNPQHLDAEFAASSRYEGVIAHGMWGAALISAVLGTRLPGAGTVYTGQTLRFLQPVRVGDTLAISVTVTALEPRNRHVTLACRCVNQHGAVVLDGEAQVIAPAEQIERVRATLPEVRLHNGDGTRRLLEHARTLGPIKVAVIHPCDELSLSGALDAHAAGLITPVLVAPRARLEAVALEAGLSLAGIAIEDVEHSHAAAARGAELAGKGEVEALMKGSLHTDELMSAVLSASAGLRTKRRISHCFLMQTPAYPRPFIITDAAINIAPNLAMKADIVRNAIDLAHVIGVARPRVAILAAVETVNADMPATLDAAALCKMADRGQITGAILDGPLAFDNAVSIAAATVKGIVSEVAGRADILLVPDLESGNMLAKQLEYMGDADSAGIVLGAKVPVILTSRADSRASRIASCAIAVMLANHYRGTPP is encoded by the coding sequence ATGACTACTACCCAAGACGATGATTTGCATATCGTGCGTAACCGCACCTTCGACCAGATCGCCATCGGCGACAGCGCCAGCATCACGCGCACCCTGAGCATGGACGATATCGCCCTGTTTGCGGTGATGTCGGGCGATGACAACCCGCAGCACCTGGATGCCGAATTTGCAGCCTCCAGCCGCTACGAGGGCGTCATCGCTCACGGCATGTGGGGCGCCGCCCTCATTTCCGCTGTACTGGGCACGCGCCTGCCCGGCGCCGGCACTGTCTACACGGGTCAGACCCTGCGCTTCCTGCAGCCTGTGCGCGTGGGCGATACGCTGGCCATCAGCGTCACCGTCACCGCGCTCGAACCGCGCAACCGCCACGTGACTCTGGCCTGCCGCTGTGTCAACCAGCATGGCGCCGTGGTGCTCGACGGCGAAGCGCAGGTAATCGCGCCCGCCGAACAGATCGAAAGAGTGCGCGCTACCTTGCCTGAAGTTCGCCTGCATAACGGCGACGGCACGCGGCGCCTGCTCGAGCATGCGCGCACGCTGGGGCCGATCAAGGTGGCCGTGATCCATCCTTGCGATGAACTGAGCCTGTCGGGCGCGCTGGACGCCCATGCGGCCGGCCTGATCACGCCCGTGCTGGTGGCGCCGCGCGCGCGCCTGGAAGCGGTGGCGCTGGAGGCTGGCCTGAGTCTGGCCGGCATCGCCATCGAGGACGTCGAACATAGCCATGCCGCCGCCGCGCGTGGCGCCGAGCTGGCAGGCAAGGGCGAAGTCGAGGCGCTGATGAAGGGCAGCCTGCACACGGATGAATTGATGTCGGCCGTGCTGTCTGCCAGCGCCGGCTTGCGCACCAAGCGCCGCATCAGCCACTGCTTCCTGATGCAGACACCTGCGTATCCGCGCCCCTTCATCATCACGGACGCGGCCATCAATATCGCGCCGAACCTGGCCATGAAGGCCGACATCGTGCGCAACGCCATCGACCTGGCGCACGTAATCGGCGTGGCCAGGCCGCGCGTGGCCATCCTGGCGGCCGTGGAAACGGTGAATGCGGACATGCCTGCCACCCTGGATGCGGCCGCCCTGTGCAAGATGGCCGACCGCGGGCAGATCACGGGCGCCATCCTCGATGGCCCGCTGGCCTTCGACAATGCCGTCTCAATTGCTGCCGCCACTGTCAAGGGCATCGTCTCGGAAGTGGCGGGCCGTGCCGATATTTTGCTGGTGCCCGACCTGGAAAGCGGCAACATGCTGGCCAAGCAGCTTGAATACATGGGCGACGCGGACAGCGCCGGCATCGTGCTGGGTGCGAAGGTTCCCGTTATTCTCACCAGTCGCGCCGATTCGCGTGCCAGCCGCATCGCTTCGTGCGCCATCGCCGTGATGCTGGCCAATCATTACCGGGGCACGCCACCATGA